The Halarchaeum grantii genome contains a region encoding:
- a CDS encoding SDR family oxidoreductase codes for MTSETVLITGASSGIGHATAEAFLDAEWSVWATARDESDLRELREAGCTTAELDVTRPAQCRDVVEELLTVEGRLDCLVNNAGYGQMGAVEDVTTRRLNKQFDVNVYGPHRLIRAALPHMRERGEGTIINLSSVSGRVSTPGMGIYSASKFALEGLSDALRGELKPHGIDVALVEPGPVETAFSARAADELEPVEASGAYDRVYRFFEDFDAVSGGFASSQPEDVAAVVLEAASTTDPDPRYPVGPAARAMLLARYAPDRIRDRVVDLLYKLA; via the coding sequence ATGACGAGTGAGACGGTTCTCATCACGGGCGCGTCCTCGGGTATCGGCCACGCGACCGCCGAGGCGTTCCTCGACGCGGAGTGGTCGGTGTGGGCGACCGCGCGCGACGAATCGGACCTCCGGGAGCTCCGCGAGGCCGGCTGTACGACTGCCGAACTCGACGTGACGCGGCCCGCGCAGTGTCGCGACGTCGTCGAGGAACTCCTCACGGTAGAGGGCCGCCTCGACTGCCTCGTGAACAACGCGGGCTACGGACAGATGGGCGCCGTCGAGGACGTGACGACGCGCCGACTGAACAAGCAGTTCGACGTGAACGTCTACGGGCCGCATCGGCTGATCCGCGCCGCCCTCCCGCACATGCGCGAGCGCGGTGAGGGGACGATAATCAACCTCTCCAGTGTCTCCGGGCGCGTCAGCACGCCCGGCATGGGCATCTACTCGGCCTCGAAGTTCGCGCTCGAGGGCCTGAGCGACGCGCTCCGCGGTGAGCTGAAACCGCACGGCATCGACGTCGCGCTCGTCGAACCCGGTCCCGTCGAGACGGCGTTCTCCGCGCGCGCCGCCGACGAGCTCGAACCCGTCGAGGCCTCCGGCGCCTACGACCGCGTCTATCGCTTCTTCGAGGACTTCGACGCCGTCTCCGGCGGCTTCGCGTCCAGCCAGCCCGAGGACGTCGCCGCCGTCGTCCTCGAGGCCGCGAGCACGACCGACCCCGACCCGCGCTACCCCGTCGGCCCGGCGGCGCGCGCGATGCTCCTCGCGCGCTACGCCCCCGACCGAATCCGGGACCGCGTCGTCGACCTGCTCTACAAACTCGCCTGA
- a CDS encoding endonuclease V, with the protein MELSAPEFLPDPSLSAAEMEAMQRDIAETAVFDDDHGLDPSALALADSINAADDAQATLDGDGPVVVGVDQAFREDDAVSAAVAIRDGAVVERAYGAADLEIPYIPGLLAFREGSAIVDALQSLAVDPDLLVLDGSGRIHYREAGLATHVGVLFDAPAVGVAKNLLCGTPVEDVEDRHLAAGERVAIEADDEVETCANGTTIGHYYQSKQYDTPERRHVNPLVVSPGHRVGAETTVEFVAATCAGYKLPEPTRHADALVGERARGER; encoded by the coding sequence ATGGAGCTCTCCGCCCCCGAGTTCCTCCCGGACCCGTCGCTCTCCGCCGCCGAGATGGAGGCGATGCAGCGCGACATCGCCGAGACCGCCGTCTTCGACGACGACCACGGCCTCGACCCGTCGGCGCTCGCGCTCGCCGACTCCATCAACGCCGCCGACGACGCGCAGGCGACGCTCGACGGTGACGGTCCCGTCGTCGTCGGCGTCGACCAGGCCTTCCGCGAGGACGACGCCGTCTCGGCGGCCGTCGCAATCCGGGACGGAGCCGTCGTCGAGCGCGCGTACGGCGCCGCCGACCTCGAAATCCCCTACATCCCCGGCCTCCTCGCGTTCCGCGAGGGGAGCGCCATCGTCGACGCGCTCCAGTCGCTCGCCGTCGACCCCGACCTCCTCGTTCTCGACGGGAGCGGGCGCATCCACTACCGGGAGGCCGGCCTCGCGACGCACGTCGGCGTCCTCTTCGACGCGCCCGCCGTCGGCGTCGCGAAGAACCTCCTCTGCGGGACACCCGTTGAGGACGTCGAGGACCGGCATCTCGCGGCGGGCGAGCGCGTCGCCATCGAGGCCGACGACGAGGTGGAGACCTGCGCGAACGGGACGACCATCGGCCACTACTACCAGTCGAAGCAGTACGACACCCCCGAGCGGCGCCACGTCAACCCGCTCGTCGTCAGCCCCGGCCACCGCGTGGGCGCCGAGACGACCGTCGAGTTCGTCGCCGCGACCTGCGCGGGCTACAAACTCCCGGAGCCCACGCGGCACGCGGACGCGCTCGTCGGCGAGCGGGCGCGCGGCGAGCGCTGA